The Brassica napus cultivar Da-Ae chromosome C7, Da-Ae, whole genome shotgun sequence genome has a segment encoding these proteins:
- the LOC106432742 gene encoding uncharacterized protein LOC106432742, whose translation MPMKFSFSSIKAYNGTTDLDDHVAQYRQRMLAVALPKGSREATMCKGFGSTLTGPALQWYINLPSRSIASFAVLSDKFVEQFTSSRDLEKTSDSLYEILQHRAEPLRGYIARFNQENVAIPECSIPTAISTFKRGLLPDGDLYKELTKYQCKTMEDILSRAWALVKWEEDVASRVKAKQKQDSKTTRPDRTERDEKPSQRPARDSGNRNRGRYQNRPIEKAEGMAVSTWPDISHLSVSRPERINVLKQMGQQVKWPQKMKAPDSFWNPGFWCDFHRDHGHKTEDCVALKIEVNELLRKGHLREFFSEKAKSHLSKETTGKPTEAAPVSPPGISHAATKKGTWNAKHGIEAAKPKRLLLGTDEISLTAKEQEKVLTPHHDTLVISLTIANCLVKRILVDKGSSGNIIFKAAYKDLGLEEGALTRRITPLIGFNGEVKQTAGEVTLPVYAEGVNMSTKFLVVDCDSSYNIILGWLWIHGMGAVPSTLHQMVKFATCWGIKAIRGDQEYSCSCYQTTLKEKTKVL comes from the exons ATGCCCATGAAGTTCTCTTTCTCCAGCATAAAGGCGTATAACGGCACCACTGATCTGGACGACCACGTCGCCCAATACAGACAGAGGATGCTCGCCGTAGCACTCCCAAAAGGGTCACGCGAAGCTACCATGTGCAAAGGTTTCGGCTCCACTCTGACCGGACCTGCTCTGCAATGGTATATCAACTTACCCTCCAGGTCCATAGCTTCCTTCGCGGTTCTCAGCGACAAGTTTGTGGAGCAATTCACCAGCAGCAGGGACCTAGAGAAAACCTCCGACAGTCTCTACGAAATCCTCCAGCACCGAGCAGAACCCCTGAGAGGCTACATAGCTCGCTTCAATCAAGAAAATGTGGCTATCCCCGAATGCAGTATCCCCACTGCTATCTCTACTTTCAAGAGGGGTCTGCTCCCCGACGGTGACCTCTACAAGGAGCTGACCAAATACCAGTGCAAAACCATGGAAGACATCCTATCTCGAGCCTGGGCGCTGGTCAAATGGGAGGAAGACGTCGCCAGCCGTGTCAAGGCGAAACAAAAGCAAGATTCCAAGACGACCAGACCAGACcgaaccgagcgggacgagaaACCCTCTCAAAGACCAGCTAGGGACTCCGGGAATCGAAACCGGGGCAGGTACCAAAACCGGCCAATCGAGAAGGCAGAAGGGATGGCAGTGTCCACGTGGCCAGACATCTCTCACCTCTCCGTCTCAAGGCCGGAGCGTATCAATGTTCTGAAGCAGATGGGCCAGCAGGTCAAGTGGCCTCAGAAGATGAAAGCCCCCGACTCTTTCTGGAACCCTGGCTTCTGGTGCGACTTCCACCGAGACCACGGTCACAAAACGGAGGACTGCGTCGCACTAAAGATCGAGGTCAACGAGCTGCTTAGGAAAGGGCACCTCAGGGAGTTCTTTTCCGAGAAGGCCAAGAGCCATCTAAGCAAGGAGACAACGGGTAAGCCCACTGAAGCTGCTCCCGTCTCGCCACC CGGCATAAGCCATGCAGCCACGAAGAAAGGCACCTGGAACGCCAAGCACGGCATAGAGGCAGCTAAGCCAAAACGCCTGCTCCTAGGAACGGACGAGATAAGTTTAACGGCCAAGGAGCAGGAGAAAGTCCTCACTCCTCACCACGACACCCTGGTTATCTCGCTCACTATAGCGAACTGCCTGGTAAAAAGGATACTGGTAGATAAGGGAAGCTCAGGCAACATCATCTTCAAGGCCGCATATAAGGATCTGGGGCTGGAGGAAGGCGCTCTAACTCGGAGGATAACCCCCCTTATAGGATTCAACGGGGAGGTCAAACAAACCGCTGGGGAGGTAACCCTCCCCGTATATGCCGAAGGAGTCAACATGTCAACCAAGTTCCTCGTGGTAGATTGCGATTCGTCCTACAACATAATCTTAGGATGGCTCTGGATCCACGGAATGGGGGCCGTCCCCTCGACTCTTCACCAAATGGTGAAGTTCGCTACGTGCTGGGGCATAAAGGCGATCAGAGGGGATCAAGAATATTCCTGCTCCTGCTATCAGACCACTCTGAAGGAGaagaccaaggtcttatag
- the LOC106432746 gene encoding late embryogenesis abundant protein At3g53040-like produces the protein MMERRRTALALLLVVVVLTWQKGTTAKDARSAAEMAKKMATETVSWAGWVSDRITTGLGIEKKEPESAAQRTKNYAYKAAQYIKDSAYDMAGDAKDMAYEKASNAKEMASEKTGYVKDMAYEQAGHAKDYAYDKAGNAKDMAYEKAGHTKDYAYDKTGNAKEVAYDKAGIAKDIAYEQAGHAKDFAYDKAGNAKDMAYEKAGHAKDYAYEKAGDAKEVAYDKAGNAKDMAYEKADNVIDMTYDKVGSAYSSAKDMAYDNAGNTKDMAYDKAGNAKDMAYEKAENVKDMTYDKVGSAYGNAKDMAYDKAVNVKDMAYEKAGNVKDMTYEKVGSAYGSAKDMAYEKAGDAKDMVYDKVGAAYGSAEKAKDYGYEKTGDVIRMATDKSSEAYEGAKERSKSAKDMAADKGEGAVKYGRDKATEAMDGSVEYIKEKSHKAKDGAAKGFGETMEKVKETSKHAYETAKEKASHVAEEIRERYVEL, from the exons ATGATGGAAAGAAGAAGAACGGCTTTGGCACTGCTGCTGGTAGTGGTGGTTCTGACGTGGCAGAAGGGAACGACGGCGAAGGACGCGAGAAGCGCCGCTGAAATGGCAAAGAAAATGGCAACAGAGACTGTTTCATGGGCCGGTTGGGTCTCTGACAGAATAACCAC TGGACTTGGTATAGAAAAAAAGGAACCAGAAAGTGCCGCCCAACGCACAAAAAACTACGCTTACAAGGCCGCACAATACATCAAAGACTCAGCGTATGACATGGCTGGTGATGCAAAGGATATGGCTTATGAAAAGGCAAGCAATGCAAAAGAAATGGCCTCCGAGAAAACTGGCTATGTAAAGGACATGGCTTACGAGCAGGCTGGACATGCGAAGGATTATGCTTATGATAAGGCAGGCAACGCGAAGGACATGGCGTACGAGAAGGCAGGACACACGAAGGATTATGCCTATGATAAGACTGGTAATGCAAAAGAAGTGGCCTATGATAAGGCAGGCATTGCGAAAGACATAGCTTACGAACAGGCTGGACACGCGAAGGATTTTGCTTATGATAAGGCAGGGAATGCAAAGGACATGGCCTACGAGAAGGCCGGACACGCTAAGGATTATGCCTATGAAAAGGCTGGTGATGCAAAAGAAGTGGCATATGATAAGGCGGGCAATGCAAAGGACATGGCATATGAAAAGGCGGACAATGTGATAGACATGACGTATGACAAGGTGGGATCTGCTTACAGTAGTGCCAAGGACATGGCATATGATAATGCGGGAAATACAAAAGACATGGCCTATGATAAAGCGGGTAATGCCAAGGACATGGCATACGAGAAGGCGGAAAATGTCAAAGACATGACATATGACAAGGTTGGATCTGCTTACGGCAATGCCAAGGACATGGCCTATGATAAGGCGGTTAACGTGAAGGACATGGCATATGAGAAGGCGGGAAATGTGAAAGACATGACGTATGAAAAGGTGGGATCTGCTTACGGCAGTGCCAAGGACATGGCATATGAGAAGGCGGGCGATGCGAAAGACATGGTGTATGACAAGGTGGGAGCTGCTTACGGCAGTGCTGAGAAAGCAAAGGATTACGGGTATGAAAAAACCGGCGATGTGATCAGGATGGCCACAGACAAGAGCAGTGAAGCCTATGAAGGAGCTAAAGAGAGGTCAAAGAGTGCCAAAGACATGGCAGCTGATAAAGGGGAAGGTGCAGTAAAGTATGGTAGAGACAAAGCAACGGAAGCAATGGATGGATCTGTTGAgtatattaaagaaaaatcaCACAAAGCTAAAGATGGAGCGGCCAAAGGGTTCGGAGAAACCATGGAAAAGGTCAAGGAAACATCGAAACACGCATATGAAACCGCAAAAGAAAAGGCTTCTCATGTTGCCGAAGAGATTAGGGAGCGTTATGTTGAGCTCTAA
- the LOC106432743 gene encoding zinc-finger homeodomain protein 6-like yields MGDGKTKIISKSSNPRSLYSSVHLLPNHRQRETHKSITISNGSNLDLDLDTNPISFAAPAPRSYVRLQTTSPTRSVRYRECQRNHAASSGGHVIDVCGKFMSSGEEGTAESLLCAACDCHRSFHRNEIDGMFVVKFNSFGHSPRPLVSRHVSPIMMSFARGGRDPAESSTEDVNKFHQYFCGNGVDQSQYHPKKRFRTKFNQEQKEKMEEFAEKIGWRMSKPEDSEVNLFCREINLKRQLFKVWMHNNKQTAKKKEM; encoded by the coding sequence ATGGGAGATGGAAAGACAAAAATCATCAGCAAATCATCAAACCCCCGATCATTGTATTCCTCCGTACACTTACTCCCAAACCACAGACAAAGAGAAACCCACAAGTCCATTACCATAAGTAACGGGTCGAATCTGGATCTGGATCTTGATACGAACCCCATTTCTTTTGCCGCTCCAGCTCCAAGATCGTACGTTAGGCTTCAAACTACTTCCCCGACAAGGAGCGTGAGATATAGAGAATGCCAACGGAACCACGCGGCGAGCTCCGGTGGACACGTGATCGACGTTTGCGGCAAGTTCATGTCTTCCGGCGAAGAAGGCACGGCGGAGTCACTTCTTTGCGCCGCATGTGATTGTCATCGGAGCTTCCACCGAAACGAAATCGACGGCATGTTCGTTGTTAAATTCAACAGCTTTGGCCATTCACCAAGACCGCTCGTTAGCCGCCACGTGTCTCCGATCATGATGAGCTTCGCTAGAGGAGGCAGAGATCCGGCGGAGTCATCGACGGAGGATGTTAACAAgtttcatcaatatttttgtGGTAATGGAGTAGATCAGTCTCAATACCATCCGAAGAAACGGTTTAGGACAAAGTTTAATCAAGAACAGAAGGAGAAGATGGAGGAGTTTGCTGAGAAGATTGGATGGAGAATGAGTAAACCAGAAGACAGTGAAGTGAATCTCTTTTGTCGTGAGATTAATTTGAAAAGACAATTGTTTAAAGTTTGGATGCACAATAATAAGCAAACAGCCAAGAAGAAAGAAATGTAA